In Pseudomonas campi, the sequence CGATCCGGTCGGGCGCAAGGATGTGGTGGATATTCTCAACGAGTACAAAAAGGAAGGTGGCGCAATCTTCTTTACCTCCCATGTACTGCACGATGTGGAGCGTATTGCCGATCGTTTTGGTTTTATCAACAAGGGCGAATTGCTAACCGTGCGCTCACCGCGTGAACTGGCCGCAGAGCGGGCGGACTGTCTGCTGGTGCGTTTCAATGCTCGGGCCGGTTTCGAGCCCGCAGCCAAGTGTCTGCGTGAAGGCGAGTTCGAGTTTGAGGTGATGCAGGCTGATTTGCCGGCATTTATCACCCGCTTGAACATGGCGGGTGGGCATGTGCTGACGGTCAAGCCTGCGGTTTCTCTGGAAACCGTGTTTTTCAAGATCCTTGAAGATGCCGAGCGGCAGAAGATGCAGGTGGCGGTTTAATCGTGTCGATTTGTGCTACCTGCTCCGGCAGAATGTAGCCTACGCCGGTGTAGCTCAGTCGGTAGAGCAGCGCACTCGTAACGCGAAGGTCGCAGGTTCGATTCCTGTCTCCGGCACCAGAAGCAAAAAAGCCCGCCAATTGGCGGGCTTTTTCATGGCTGGAGTTTTTACAGGCTCAGGCGCATCGACAGGTCGATGGCCTTGATGTCCTTGGTCAGGCTGCCGATGGAGATGTAGTCCACGCCGGTTTCGGCAATGGTGCGCAGGGTGTTTTCGTTGATGCCGCCGGAGGCTTCCAGCTTGGCGCGGCCTGCGCTGAGGCTGACAGCGGTGCGCATGTCGTCGAGGCTGAGTTCGTCGAGCATGATGATGTCAGCGTCTGCGTCCAGGGCTTGCTGCAGCTCAGCCAAGCTTTCCACTTCGACTTCCACCGGTTTGCCGGGGGCGATCTGGTGGGCTGTGGCGATGGCCTGGGCAATGCCGCCGCAGGCGGCGATGTGGTTTTCCTTGATCAGGAAGGCATCGTAAAGCCCTATTCGGTGGTTGTGGCAGCCGCCGCAGGTGACGGCATATTTTTGCGCCAGGCGCAGACCGGGAAGGGTCTTGCGGGTGTCGAGCAGTTTGACTGGGGTGTCTTTGACCAGATTGGCGAAGTGCTGGCAGCGGGTGGCGACGGCAGACAGGCTCTGAAGAAAGTTCAGCGCGCTGCGCTCGCCGCTCAGCAGGGCGCGGGCGGGGCCTTCCAGATGGAAAAGCGGCTGGTTGGCGGTCACTTGCTGGCCGTCTGTGACCTGCCAATGTACGGCGACGCGTGGGTCGAGTTGGCGGAACACTTCATCCACCCAGGCGGTTCCGGCAATGACTGCGCTCTCACGGGTGATGATGGTCGCGTGGGCCAGGCGCTCGGCGGGAATCAGCTGGGCGGTGATGTCGCCGCTGCCGATGTCTTCGCGCAGCGCGCAGCGGACATTGGCCTGGATTTCGGCGCCGAGGTCGGTGAGGGTGAGGTTGGGCATGGCAGCCTCCGGAGTCTGGTGGCGCGATTATAGGGATAGCCGACGGCTGGTGCAGGTGGGATGCAGGAGAATTCCGGGTTTTCTGCTAGACAGATAAGGTGTGCTGGTCGGCAATGGATGACCGTCCGGGGGTTCATCTTGCCTGTGCTGTGATGCAGGTCATGTCTGCAGTAATGGGTATTTGGTCATCCTGCGTCTCTCCCTATAATAAGGTTGGCCATAAACTTTGGCGCCAAACCTTTGACGTCATGGATGGCACCCAGTTGATCGTTGGCAGATTGCTCCGGATTGGCAACCTGCGGGAGACATGCAATGCAGACCGACGCGAAAGTGGTGCACCTGAACAAGGCTGCCCCTGAGCACTCGCCAACTTCGCAGGCAGGAAGGCTTCCCGTGGCCCTAATTCAGGTACGCGACAAGGCAGCGCAACAGCTCAAGCTCGCGCTGCAGGCACTGTTCGATAACGCGGATGACACGCTCTTCGAGATGGCTGACCGTGCTGCCAGCAACGCCGAACAGAATGGCTTCTTCGAGGCCATGCGCGATTTACGCCTGAAGCGAAAATCCATCGAGCGTGGCTTCCTGCAGAAGCTCTTCGAAAGCTTTGCCACCCTCAATCAGTACGAGGTCGGCAAGGCAGCGCCACAACTGGGTGCGGTTTCTTTCGAGAGTCTTTCTCTGGTTCAGGATGATGTGCTGGAGGAGTCCGTGGCGCTGGATGCCATGGTCGCGCGCGTGGTCAGTCGCGATGGCGTGGCCCTGACTCATCTGACCACGCGCTTGAATACGCTGATCAGCCAGAAGCTGGAGGACAAGAGCAATCCTCTCGGGCCGCGTGCGCTCTGCGAACAGTTCATGGCGCTCTGTGCCGGCCTGGGCGTAGAAATTCGCGTCAAGCTGATCGTGCTCAAACTCTTCGAAAAATATGTATTGGCCGATCTCGATCAGCTGTATGCCGCTGCCAACCAGCAGTTGGTCGAGTTGGGCGTGTTGCCGGAGCTCAAGTCGGCGCCACCGGCCCGCCGCAATGCGCCTGGGCGCGCGGCTCCCGGCAATCGTGCGGCGCGTGAAGCTTCTGCGGGCGAGGCGAGTGGCGCTGCCTATGCTGATGAAGGCGTGCAGGAGGTGTTCGGTGCCCTGCAGGAATTGTTGGCCGAGGTGCGTGGCAGCGCTGCTATGCCGCGGCGTGTGGCGCCTGCTGATGCCGTGCCGATTTCCAGTAATGATCTGATGCGCCTGCTGTCACACATGCAGCAACGGTTGCCGAGCGATAGCGGGCAAAGCACGGATGACTTCGATCTGCGCAACCAGCTCGAGCAGCTGTTGACCCGCGCCAGTGCCAAAAGTGGCAAGGCGCGCGTGGTGGGCGAGATCGATGAGGATGTGATCAACCTGGTTTCGATGCTGTTCGAGTTCATCCTCGATGACCGCACTTTGCCGGACTCGCTGAAGGCGCTGATCGCGCGTCTGCAGATACCCATGCTCAAGGTCGCTGTGCTGGACAAGACCTTCTTCAGCCGTGGTAGTCACCCGGCCCGTCGCCTGCTCAACGAGATTGCCTCGGCCGCACTCGGCTGGAGTGCTCAGGATGATGCGCAGCGCGATAGCCTGTACCAGCGTATCGACCAAGTGGTGCAACGCCTGCTGAATGATTTCACCGATGATCCGAGCATCTTTTCCGATCTGCTCGCCGAGTTTCTGGCCTTCACTGGCGATGAGCGCCGGCGCAGTGACCTGCTGGAGCAGCGCACGCGGGATGCCGAAGAGGGTCGTGCCAAGGCCGAGCTGGCCCGCCAGCAGGTCGAGCAGGCACTGAATACCCGGCTGCTCGGTAAGACTTTGCCGGAAGTGGTGGTGCGCCTGCTGCAAGAGGGCTGGAGCAAGGTTCTGCAGCTGACCTGCCTGAAGCATGGCAGCGAGTCTGTCGAGTGGCAGGCGGCACTGCTGGTTATGGACGATCTGGTATGGAGCGTCGAGCTGCACGAGGAGCCGGAAGATCGCGTGCGCCTGCTGGAGCTGGTGCCGAATCTGCTGAAAGCCCTGCGTGAGGGACTTGCCGGTGCGGCCATCGACCCGTTCGTTACCAGCGAGTTCTTCAGTCAGCTGGAGGCTGTGCACGTTCAGGCTTTCCAGCGCTTCAAGCGCGCTCTGCCTGAGCCGGAGGTAGAAGTCGAACCGCTTCTGCCAACGGATGACACGTCGGTCGAGTCATCTGGGGAGGTGACGCCTCTCCTCGATCTGCCGGTTGCTGCCGAGCCTGAGGTGGAGGCGCCGGCGATGGTCGAGGTGGTCGAGGAGATCGTGCTGCTGGCCCCTGGTGAGGTGCGTGAGCGTGAAGCCGAGGTCAGTTTGCCGGATGATGATCAGGCCTTGCTGCAAGTCGACAGTCTGCGCGTTGGCAGCTGGGTGGAAATCCAGGAAGACGAGGAACATAAGCTGCGCTGCAAACTGGCGGCGATCATCAAGCCGACCGGCAAGTACATCTTCGTCAATCGCACCGGCATGAAGGTGCTGGAGAAAACTCGTATGGGTCTGGCCGTCGAGTTCCGTCGCGCGGCGATTCGCATGCTCGACGATGCGCTGTTGTTTGATCGTGCCCTGGAGTCGGTGATCGGCAACCTGCGCAAGCTCAAGAACGCCTGAGTTCTTTGCTCCTCCAGCAACGCCCGGTCTGTGCCGGGCGTTGTCGTTTTCGGGGCGCGCGATGCTATCTGCTACAGTGGCGGAACTGGTCAAGGAGCCCCTATGCAGCTGGACCCCGTCAGCGGTTGGTATGCCGATGCGCAGCATTGCCCATCAACGAATTGCAATGCACGTCCGCAGGGTGAGGTTTCTCTGCTGGTGATCCATAACATCAGCCTGCCGCCCGGCCAGTTCGGCACCGGCAGGGTGCAGCAATTCTTTCAGAATCGGCTGCCGGTGGACGAGCATCCCTACTTCGCCGGCATAGCCCATCTGCAGGTCTCGGCGCATTTCCTCATCGAGCGTGACGGGGCAGTTACCCAGTTTGTCTCCTGTAATGAGCGTGCTTGGCATGCCGGCGTTTCCAGCTTCGAAGGCCGTGAGAACTGCAATGATTTCTCCCTCGGTATCGAGCTGGAAGGTACCGACGAGCAACCTTTCAGTGATGCGCAGTACGTGGCGTTGACCACCCTGACCCGTCAGTTGCTGCAGGCTTACCCGGCGCTTGCTGTCGAGCGCATTTGCGGGCATAGCGATATTGCTCCGGGGCGCAAGACCGACCCGGGCCCCTATTTTGATTGGCCGCGCCTGCGCGCGGCTTTGCTGGACCAAGGAGAGCGGTAGATGAACTTTCTGGTACTGCTGCTGGTGCTCTGGGTTGAGAAGTTCTCTGCCGGACGTCGGCGTATTCAGCAGGATGGTCTGTGGCTGCAGCAGTTGGCCAAAGTCGAGATCAGCCAGCAGGGCGCGCCCTGGATTGCCCTGGCTGTGCTGGTGGTGCTGCCGCTGCTGGTGCTCGGCGGTTTGCTACTGATTCTTCAGCCGGTGGCCTATGGCTGGCTGGCGCTGCCCGTGCATCTGCTGGTGCTGGTCTACAGCCTGGGGCGTGGCGATGTGCTGGCTGCGCTGGGGCCGTTCCGTGATGCGTGGCGGCGGGGTGATGATCAGGCTGCGCTGCATGTGGCCGAGCGCGATCTTGGGCTGGAGGCCGACAGCGAGGCCGAGCTGCTGCTGCGCGTACAGGGTTATGAGCTGTGGCAGGCCTACCAGGGTTTTTTCGCAGTGATCTTCTGGTACGCGCTGCTTGGTCCGCTGGTGCCGCTGGCTTACCGGCTGCTGGCGCTGACGGCCGAACACGCGACCCAGGCTGATCTGGCCGAGCGTGCCGGGCAGTTGCGGCATGCCCTGGACTGGCTGCCGGTGCGGGTGCTGGCCGCCAGCTTTGCCCTGGTCGGCAACTTTGCCGCGGTCAGCCGCGCCGTGTTGCATGATCTGCTGAGCTGGGAGCTGGCGGCGCAGCAGTTGCTGGTCAATGCCGGGCGCGCTGCCAGCGAGTTACCTGAGCCGCAGGCGGGTGAGCCGGGAGTCAACAGCCTGGATGAGCTGTGGCAGCTGCTGGTACGTGCAGCGATCTTCTGGTACGCCGCGTTTGCCGTATGGATTCTGTTGCTGTAACGCCCTAGAACCTGTTTACGATCTCCTGGCCGTCGGCCATACGGCGTTAAAAACAGCCTCGGAAAGTCGCTTGCGGCTAACGCGCTTCAGCGCGACCCGAAGGGCGAGTGAAACGAGTCATGCTCATTTACAGCTCGTAAACTCCGCTTCCTCGGCTGTTTGATTCGCTGACGCTCACCCTGCGGGCCAGCCTTTCGGCTGTTACTCCCTTTGGTCGTTGCGCCTTGTCTGGCTCTAGTCCAAAAGATCGTAAATAGGTTCTTACGACCACAGCCAGGCGGCGCCGCGCACGCCGCTGGAGTCGCCATGGCGGGCCGGCAGCAGGCGGGTGTTGACCTGGTCGGAGAACACATGGCGAACCAGCAGCGGTGGCACCTGTTCATACAGTGCCTGGATGTTCGACAGGCCGCCGCCGAGCACGATCACCTGTGGGTCGAGGATGTTGATCAACGAGGCCAGGCTGCGCGCCAGGTGCTCGCAATAGTGCTGTAACGCTTGTTGCGCCGCGGGCTCGCCCGCCAGCGCGGCAATGGCCAGCTGCTCGGCAGTCAGGCCCAGGTTGCTGCGGGCGGCCCAGCCGGGACCGCTGAGAAAGGTCTCGATGCAGTCATCCAGGCCGCAGTAGCAGCGTCTGGCCGGGCCATCGACCTGGTCGCGCCAGGGCAGTGCGTTATGCCCCCATTCGCCGGCAATGGCGTTCGGCCCCGCGAGCAGGCGGCCATGGATCACGACACCGCCCCCCACCCCTGTGCCAAGGATCACGCCGAATACGCTGTCGGCCCCGGCTCCCGCGCCATCGCTGGCTTCCGACAGGGCAAAACAGTCGGCATCGTTGGCCAGGCGTATCGGGCGTTGCAGCAGCTGCTCCAGGTCGCCCTGCAGATCCTGGCCAATCAGGCACACCGAGTTGGCGTTCTTGATCCGCCCATGATCCGGCGAGCGCGTACCGGGGATGCCAATGCCGACGCTGCCGATACCGCCCAGGTCATGCTCAGCTTGGCGGACCAGTTGCGCGATGGTCTGCAGGCAGGCGGCGTAATCGCCCTGCGGGGTTGGCAGGCGGCGGCGTAACCGCTCGTCTGAGCCTTCCAGGGCGATAATTTCTGTCTTGGTGCCACCCAGATCAATGCCGAAGCGAAACTGTGCGCGCATTCTTAACCTTAAGTTACAGAGGTTGAGGTCGATATCCGGTATACAGCATGCCTAGGGAAGTGCGCTTGCCTGAGTGACAGCCCCTGGCTTGAACTGTTCTCGCTCTGTTGTGTGCTGACTGCCTCGCACACAAGCGATTGTTCCCCTCAAGTCATGAACAGCTTCTACGATTCAGTTGTACCAGTACCTTGCCGTTCCATTTGCCGGTCTGCTCCCCACCGGCATACAACAATAATGGCAACAGGAGACGTTTAGTGAATAGCGTGTTGTATCCCGCCATTGCGCTGATGAACCGCATGAGCTTCGGCATGAAGTTCAGCCTGATCAGTGTGCTTTTCTTCCTGCCCATGTCGGTGACCAACTTCTATCTGGTGCGCGACTCCTACCACGAGTTCGTCGATACCCGCACGGAGTTGCAGAGCCTCGAATTGCTCAAGCAGAGCCTGAAGATGCGCCAGGAACTGGAGCGTCTGAACGACCTGTTGGAGATCAATGCCGTCCTCGGCCAGTCCGGTGAATCGGAAAAGCTGGTCGCGCAGATTCGCGCACTGGAAACCAGCATCAACAGCACGCTGGACGGCCTGCAACCGAGCAGCAGCAATGCGCAGAAGGTCGAGGAATTCAACGCCCAGCGCGATAGCATCAAGGCTGCCCTCGACGCCGTCAAACAGGAATCCTCGCAGCGCAGCAAGGCCGGTCTGGTGGTCAAGGCCCTGGATAACGCGGAAGTATTCATCAAGTTCGTGGCCAGCCAGTCCGGGCTCAGCCAGGACAGTGAACTGACCGTACGGCAGATGAGTGAGCTGATGACCAGCGTCACCCCGCCGGTGACCAAGGCCTTGAGCAAGGGCCGCGCGCTGGGGTCCTACTCCCTCGGCCAGGGCATCCTCGGCTCTTCCGACAGCACCAAGCTCGATGAGATGCTGCTGGAGCTGGAAAAGCTGCATGCCGAATACGGCTTCAAAATCCAGAACGCCTTGCAGGGCAACGCCCAGGCGCAAAAAAGCCTGACCAGCCTGGCGGAGGCCAGTCGCAATGCCCTGACCGAGGCGGGCACCCGTCTGGAAGACAGCATCCTCATGGCGGATACCCTGGATGCGCCCTGGCAGGACTTCTTCGACCAGATGACCGCCGGCATCGACAAGACCTATGTGCTCAACGATGCGGTCCTCGGCTTCCTTGATCAGGAGCTGAGCCAGCGCCTGGAAGCCAAGCGCGTGCAGATGGTGCTGCTGGTAGCGGCATTGGTCCTGGTGTTCCTGTTGATTGGCTACCTGTATGGCGGTTTCTACGTTTCCACCCGCGTCACCCTCAAGGGCTTTGGTCATACCCTGGGTCAGGTCGCCGCCGGCGACATGACGGTCAAGGTCAACGTCAAGAGCCAGGACGAGCTGGGCGAGCTGGGCCAAGTGTTCAACGGCACCGTGGCGAAGATTCGCGACCTGATCGAGCTGGTTGGCCAGACCGTTACCGAAGTCGAACGGCAGGCTGATCGCGTCGAACTGGTTTCCGGCGAGAGCAGCCAGGCGGTCAATGCCCAGCGTGGGCAGATCGAGCAGGTGGCCACGGCGATGAACCAGATGTCCGCCACCGCCCAGGAAGTGGCACGCAGCGCCGCCGCCGCCGTGGACAGCGCGCAGAGCGTCAACAACGAAACGGTCAACGGCCGCGCCATGGTCGAGTCGCAGGTTGGCAGCATCCAGCGTCTGGCCAACGAGATCGATCAGTCGGTCAGCGTGATCAACCAGCTGGCCGCCGACAGTGCGTCGATCAGCCAGGTGCTGGAAGTGATCAAGGGCATCGCCGGGCAAACCAACCTGCTGGCGCTCAACGCCGCCATCGAAGCGGCACGTGCCGGTGAGCAGGGCCGCGGCTTCGCCGTGGTCGCCGACGAGGTGCGCAACCTGGCCAAGCGCACGCACCAGTCCACCGAAGAAATCGAGCAGATGATCGGCCGCCTGCAAAGCGGTGTCGGTGCCACGGTGACGGCCATGAATGGCAGCCACCAGATGGTGGAAAGCACCGTCAGCCAATCCGCCAACGTGCAGCAGGCGCTGGAGAATATCCTCGGCGCGGTGGGCATGATCGTCGATCAGAACCAGCAGATTGCCGCCGCTGCCGAACAGCAGACCGCCGTGGCCCACGATATCGACATGAACATCGTCGAGATCAACCAGGCCGGCGAGCGCACGGCCGAAGGTGCGGTACAGACCGAGCAGGCCAGTCGTCAGCTGTCCGACCAGGTCAGCCGTCTGAAGGAGCTGATCAGCGCCTTCCGTGTCTGATCACTGGCGTTAATTAACAAGGCCCGCCTATTGGTGGGCCTTGTCATTTCTGGGGGGCCTGTTGGCTGAATGGGGTGTAGCCCGGATGCAATCCGGGGTGACTGCTCTGAGGTGACTTCCCGGATTGCATCCGGGCTACGGCTTCACGTCCAGCCGAAGAGCTCGGCGGCGTTGCGGCTAGTGGCCGTGGCCAGTTCCTCCGCGCTGATGCCGCGCAGCTCGGCTAGGGCGCTGCAGATATCGGGGAGGAACTCCGGGCTGTTGCGCTGGTTGGGATGCATGGCAGGCGCCATGTCGGGTGAATCGGTTTCCAGCACGATGGCGTCCAGCGGTAGGCGCGCCACCACCTGGCGCAGGCGCAGTGCCTGTGGCCAGGTCGGCGCACCGCCGAGGCCGAGCCTGAAGCCCAGCTTGAGGTATTCGCGGGCCTCCTCGTAACTGCCGGCGAACGCATGGATGATGCCGCCCCGTTTGAGCCGGCAACGCTTGAGCGTGGCGATGGTCTGTGCGTGGGCGCGGCGCACATGCAGCAGGGCCGGTAAGTCGAATTCGGCGGCCAGGGCCAGCTGGGCCTCGAACAGCGCTTGTTGGCGCGAACGGTCGAGCTGTTCGAGGAAGTAGTCCAGGCCGAACTCACCGACTGCGCACAGCTGCGGATGGCCGGCCAGGCGATCGAGCCAGTCGCGCAGCTCGCTCAGGTGTTCGGGCAGGTGCTGATCCAGGTAGACCGGGTGCAGGCCGAAGGCGGCGTACAGGCCGCTGTCACCTTGCACCAGTTGCCACAGGCGCTGCCAGTTGGCCTGGTACACGCCGAGCACCACCAGTTTCTCCACGCCCCGGCTGCGGCTGCGCGCTAGCAGCTCGCTGCGGTCGGCGGCGAAGTCGGGGAAGTCGAGGTGGGTGTGGGTGTCGATCAGGTGCATGGGGCGTCGCCGGGGGCAGTGCCGTCAGCATAGCGCCGGGCAGGGGGGATGCCCATGTAGGGTGCGCCGTGCGCACCGCTATCTCCGCCCAAGCCCCTTGTGCGCACGGCGCCCCTACAGAGCCCCCACCGGTAATCCGAGGCTTGCGGCCTTGCTCGTGATGCCACCAGCAACCCTCAATCGACGTCTAGAACAGGAAGTAACGCTGCGCTAGCGGCAGCACTTCGGCCGGTTCGCACCAGAGCAGCTGGCCGTCGGCCTTGACCTGGTAGTTCTGCGGGTCGACCTCGATGTGGGGCAGGTAGTCGTTGTGGATCAGGTCGCTCTTCTGCACCGTGCGGCAGCCTTTGACCACGCCAATCTGCTTCTGCAACCCCAGCTGTTCTGGCACCCCGGCGTCGAAGGCGGCCTGGCTGATAAAGGTCAGGCTGGTGGCGTGCAGCATGCCGGCGTAGCTGCCGAACATCGGCCGGTAGTGCACCGGTTGCGGGGTCGGGATCGAGGCGTTGGCGTCGCCCATCAGGCTGGCGGCAATCGCTCCACCCTTGAGGATCAACGTCGGTTTGACGCCAAAAAACGCCGGGCGCCAGAGCACCAGGTCGGCGAACTTGCCCACTTCGATGGAGCCGACTTCGTGGCTGATGCCGTGGGTGATCGCCGGGTTGATGGTGTACTTGGCGATGTAGCGTTTGACCCGGAAGTTGTCGTTGCCCGTTGTATCTTCGGGCAGCGGGCCGCGCTGCTGCTTCATCTTGTCGGCGGTCTGCCAGGTGCGGGTGATCACCTCGCCGACGCGGCCCATGGCCTGGCTGTCGGAGCTGATCATGGAAAACGCGCCTAGGTCATGCAGGATGTCTTCGGCGGCGATGGTCTCGCGGCGGATGCGGCTTTCGGCAAACGCCACATCCTCGGCGATGCTCGGGTCGAGGTGGTGGCAGACCATCAGCATGTCCAGGTGTTCATCAATGGTGTTCTTGGTGAACGGCCGGGTCGGGTTGGTCGAGCTGGGCAGCACGTTAGGGAAGCCGCAGGCCTTGATGATGTCCGGCGCATGGCCGCCGCCGGCGCCTTCGGTGTGGTAGGTGTGGATGGTGCGGCCCTTGAAGGCGCCCAGGGTGGTTTCGACAAAGCCGGATTCATTCAGGGTGTCGGTGTGGATTGCTACCTGCACATCGTACTCATCGGCCACGCTCAGGCAGTTGTCGATGGCTGCCGGGGTGGTGCCCCAGTCCTCATGCAGCTTCAAGCCAATCGCGCCGGCCTTGACCTGCTCGATCAGCGGCTCGGGCAGCGAGACGTTGCCCTTGCCGGTGAAGCCGATGTTCATCGGGAAGGCATCGGCGGCCTTGAGCATCATCGCCATGTGCCACGGCCCCGGCGTCACGGTGGTGGCGTAGGTGCCGGTGGCAGGTCCCGTGCCGCCACCGATCATGGTGGTGGTGCCGCTCATCAAGGCTTCTTCGATCTGTTGCGGACAGATGAAGTGGATATGGGTGTCGACGCCGCCGGCGGTGAGGATCATGCCTTCACCGGCGATCACTTCGGTAGCGCCACCGATGGCGATGGTCACGTTCGGCTGGATGTCCGGGTTGCCGGCTTTGCCGATGGCGGCGATGCGCCCGCCTTTCAAGCCGACGTCGGCCTTGACGATACCCCAGTGGTCGATGATCAGGGCATTGGTAATCACCGTGTCGACCACGTCCGCCGCGCACAATTGGCTCTGTCCCATGCCGTCGCGGATGACTTTACCGCCGCCGAATTTCACTTCGTCGCCGTATACGGTGAAGTCTTTCTCCACCTCGATCCACAGGTTGGTGTCGGCCAGGCGCACCTTGTCGCCGACGGTGGGGCCGAACATGTCGGCGTAGGCTTGGCGGGAAATCTTCATCGGCACTCCTCGAATAGGATCGTTCCCACGCTCTGCGTGGGCATGCGGCTGGCGACGCTCTGCGTCGCAGGGACGCGGAGCGTCCCGTCATGGGTTCCCACGCGGAGCATGGGAACCATCGGCAATCTTTGAGCTAGAGCTTGCCCATCACCCGCCCGGCAAAACCGTAGACGCGGCGCTCACCAGCCAGCTCCACCAGCTCGACTTCGCGCGACTGGCCCGGCTCGAAACGCACTGCGGTGCCGGCGGCGATGTTCAGGCGCATGCCTCGGGTCGGCGCACGGTCAAACGTCAGCGCGTCGTTGGTTTCGAAGAAGTGGAAGTGCGAGCCGACCTGGATTGGCCGGTCGCCGCTGTTGGCCACCGTGATGCTCAGGGTGCGGCGGCCGGCATTGAGTTCGATCTCGCCGTCCTGGATCTGGTATTCGCCGGGAATCATGGTGCGCTGCGCTCCGGGGTGAGGATCAGTTGCATGAAGGTCAGGTCCAGCCAGCGGCCGAACTTGCGGCCGACCTGGGGCATCTGCCCGGTGATGGTGAAGCCAAAGCGCTGGTGCAGGCCGATGGAGGCGCTGTTGCCGCTCTCGATGGCGGCGACCATCACATGCTTGCCGCCCGCCCTGGCGCGCTCGATCAGGGCGCCGAGCAGCAGCACGCCAAGGCCGCGGCCGCGCTGTTCGGCGCTCACGTACAGCGAGTTCTCCACGGTGTTGCAGAAGCCGTCGAAGGGGCGCCAGTCGCCGTAGGCGGCATAGCCGAGCACGTGGTCCTCGGCATCCACCGCCACCAGAACCGGGTAGCCCTGCTGGCGGCGCGCGGCCAGCCAGGCCTGGCGGTTGGCCAGGTCGACGGTGGCGTCCATCCAGATCGCCGTGGTGTTGCGCACGGCGTCATTGAAGATGGCGCGGATGGCTTCCAGGTCGCTGTCGCGGGCATCGCGGATAATCATGTGGCTTCCTCGCGTAGGGCGGGTGAAACCCGCGGTCTCATGGCGCCGGTTGCACCCGTCCTACGCTTGTTACGCAATGGGTTGGTGCACGGTCACCAGCTTGGTGCCATCCGGGAAGGTGGCCTCGACCTGGATTTCCGGGATCATTTCCGGGATGCCTTCCATCACCTGCTCACGGGTCAGCAGGGTGGTGCCGAAGTGCATCAGCTCGGCCACGGTCTGGCCGTCGCGGGCGCCTTCGAGCAGGGCGGCGCTGATGTAGGCCATGGCTTCCGGGTAGTTGAGCTTGACCCCACGGGCCAGGCGCCGTTCGGCGACCAGGCCGGCGGTGAAAATCAGCAGTTTGTCTTTCTCGCGGGGCGAAAGGTCCATCAGGTACTCCAGATACGTGGGGGCACGGCGGCGCGCCCGAGCAAGGCAGGGCGCAGCAGGCGCCAGAGTTCAATCAGCCAGGCGCGGGCATGCAGCGCCTCGCTGGCCAGGCAGCGGGCTACCAGCAGGCCCGGCAGCTGGCTGAGATCGCCGCGCACCGGGCTGGGGATAGTGCGGCAGCGCTCCAGCAGTTCGCTGTCGATCTCGCCGCTGATCAGCAGGGTGGCGAATACCGGGTGACCATCCAGGCCGATCGGCGAGTCGAGCAGGCCGTCGTTGCCGCTTATGCGCTGGCGCTCGTGCCAGAGCAACTGGCCGTCGCGGCGGATATCCAGCTGGGCCTGGAAATGGCCGGCGTCGAAGCGTTCGCCGGCCGCCGGACGGCCGAGGGCGACCATGTCCCAGTAGCACAGGCGCGCGTCGCCTTCGAGGTCGATGCGGGTGCTCAGTTCGGCCTGGGCGCCGGCGTAGACAATGGTTTCCTGCGGCAGCCATTCCAGGGTGGCGCCGGCGCCGACCTTGAGTTCCAACTGCTGATAGGCCGGCCCGCTGGCGCGGTACCACTTGGCGGCACCGGGGCTGGTTAGCTGGGCCCAGGCGTGCTCGCCGAGGGTGGCGCTGATGTTGAGGCGATCACCTCCGGCGATGCCGCCCGGCGGGTGGACGATGATGTGTTGGCACACCTCGGGGCCTTCGGCGTACAGGTGCTTTTGCACCCGCAGCGGGCCGAGGTGGCGGCGCTGCACGGGTCGCGTGGCGTCACCCTGGCGCGCATAGCCGAGCTCCAGCTCGGCGTGCCA encodes:
- a CDS encoding urease accessory protein UreD, which translates into the protein MNAALPPTLFTPSWHAELELGYARQGDATRPVQRRHLGPLRVQKHLYAEGPEVCQHIIVHPPGGIAGGDRLNISATLGEHAWAQLTSPGAAKWYRASGPAYQQLELKVGAGATLEWLPQETIVYAGAQAELSTRIDLEGDARLCYWDMVALGRPAAGERFDAGHFQAQLDIRRDGQLLWHERQRISGNDGLLDSPIGLDGHPVFATLLISGEIDSELLERCRTIPSPVRGDLSQLPGLLVARCLASEALHARAWLIELWRLLRPALLGRAAVPPRIWST